A stretch of Ipomoea triloba cultivar NCNSP0323 chromosome 13, ASM357664v1 DNA encodes these proteins:
- the LOC116002594 gene encoding leucine-rich repeat receptor-like protein kinase TDR, whose protein sequence is MLQVPMGILLQPLQITTTILFVFLAVFRLIHPVLALDPFTESLLSLKSEVIDGSNTLSDWVLPPGVNSSAQSSQIHACSWAGVRCNENSSMVVGLDLSMKNLGGVLSGRQFGVFVDLLDLNLSYNSFSEKLPSGIFNLSSLRSLDMSRNNFSGEFPKGISNLGSLVILDAFSNSFSGPLPSDVSKLQSLKTLNFAGSYFSGPIPSEYGSLENLEFIHLAGNLLSGKLPLELGKLRAVTHMEIGYNSYEGTIPWQFGNMSELQYLDIAGANLSGPIPRELSNLTKLQSLFLFRNLLDGWIPHEFSRISSLTSLDLSDNLLSGPIPESFSELKNLRLLSLMYNELSGTVPQGLAKLPALETLLIWNNYFNGSLPEDLGRHSNLKYLDVSTNNFVGAIPPGICSGGMLSRLILFSNSFTGGLNPSISSCPSLIRLRLEDNTFSGEISLNFSNLPDITYVDLSMNQFIGGIPNDLAQASKLQYFNVSGNPELGGIIPEKTWSMLSLQNFSASNCRILGNVPSFQNCKSVSVIELSVNNLAGFIPDSVSNCKGLVKMDLAFNNLTGQIPAELASLPVIDVLDLSHNGFNGPIPSEFGSSSSLKLLNVSFNDLSGSIPKEKKFWAMDSSAFTGNPKLCGAPIRACHHGPGGLELGSRRTQKLAWVLITCGVIVLFITGAIFGVLHFRRGGKGQWKMVSFSGIPQFTANDVLRSFDSNDAMEMVPPMPGSVCKVVLPTGITVSVKRINWRPERVTIMSEFINRLGNARHKNLTRLLGFCYNKHMAYLLYDYLPNGNLSEKIRVKRDWATKYKIVTGIARGLCFLHHNCYPAIPHGDLKASNIVFDENMEPHLIDFGIKSLTQLDNSSSPTRARRETGELEIWTKEEVYMDIYNFGKLVMEILTNGRAEGVEAVNMQTKPKDALLREILNENDIPPSNAIRDEVKVVLEVGLLCTRSRALDRPSMEDAVKLLSGLKVEGK, encoded by the exons ATGCTGCAAGTTCCAATGGGGATTCTTCTTCAGCCTTTGCAAATCACAACCACCatcctttttgtttttcttgctGTCTTCAGATTGATTCACCCAGTTTTAGCTCTTGATCCTTTTACTGAATCACTCTTGAGCTTAAAATCTGAAGTGATTGATGGTTCCAACACTCTGAGTGATTGGGTTTTGCCCCCTGGGGTGAATTCCTCAGCCCAGAGCTCTCAAATTCATGCATGTTCTTGGGCTGGTGTGAGGTGCAATGAGAATTCATCAATGGTGGTTGGGTTAGACCTTTCTATGAAGAATCTTGGGGGGGTTTTATCTGGGAGGCAATTTGGTGTTTTTGTTGACCTTCTTGATCTGAACCTCAGCTATAATTCTTTCTCAGAGAAGCTCCCATCTGGGATTTTCAATCTAAGCAGTCTCAGAAGCTTAGATATGAGCAGAAACAATTTTTCTGGGGAATTTCCTAAGGGCATCTCAAATCTTGGAAGTCTAGTGATTCTTGATGCCTTCAGTAACAGCTTCTCTGGGCCCTTACCCTCTGATGTTTCAAAGCTTCAGTCTTTAAAAACACTGAATTTTGCAGGGAGTTATTTCAGTGGGCCAATCCCTTCAGAGTATGGTTCATTGGAGAATCTTGAATTTATCCACTTGGCAGGAAATTTACTGAGTGGGAAATTGCCACTGGAATTGGGGAAGCTCAGAGCTGTGACTCACATGGAGATAGGCTACAATTCATATGAAGGAACCATTCCATGGCAATTTGGTAATATGAGTGAGCTTCAGTATCTTGACATAGCTGGGGCTAATCTCTCTGGCCCTATTCCAAGAGAGCTCAGCAATCTCACCAAGCTTCAATCACTTTTCCTGTTCAGAAATCTTCTTGATGGATGGATTCCACATGAGTTTAGCAGAATCAGTTCTCTTACAAGCTTGGATCTTTCTGATAACTTGCTTTCTGGCCCTATTCCTGAGAGCTTTTCAGAGCTCAAAAATCTGAGGCTTTTAAGTCTTATGTACAATGAGTTGAGTGGCACTGTGCCTCAAGGTCTTGCAAAGCTCCCAGCACTTGAGACTCTTCTTATATGGAACAATTACTTCAATGGGTCACTCCCAGAAGACTTGGGGAGACATTCAAACCTCAAATACCTTGATGTTTCAACAAACAACTTTGTTGGGGCCATTCCACCTGGAATATGTTCTGGAGGGATGTTATCAAGGTTGATCTTGTTTTCAAACAGTTTCACTGGGGGACTCAATCCATCTATTTCCAGTTGTCCCTCTTTAATTCGCCTTCGGCTCGAAGATAATACATTTTCAGGTGAAATCTCTCTGAATTTTAGTAATCTTCCTGATATAACATATGTGGATTTGTCAATGAATCAGTTCATTGGGGGAATTCCCAATGATCTTGCCCAGGCTTCCAAGCTTCAATATTTCAATGTGTCTGGTAATCCAGAGCTTGGGGGGATAATCCCAGAAAAAACATGGTCAATGTTGTCCCTTCAGAACTTTTCTGCTTCTAATTGTAGAATTCTAGGAAATGTTCCTTcatttcaaaactgcaaatcaGTGTCTGTTATTGAATTGAGTGTAAATAACTTAGCAGGGTTTATCCCGGATAGTGTGTCGAATTGTAAGGGTTTAGTGAAGATGGACTTGGCTTTCAATAACTTAACTGGTCAGATACCTGCTGAACTTGCTAGCCTTCCTGTTATTGATGTTTTAGACCTTTCTCACAACGGTTTCAACGGTCCAATTCCCTCTGAGTTTGGAAGCTCGTCGAGCTTAAAACTCCTTAATGTGTCATTCAATGATCTCTCTGGTTCTATTCCTAAGGAGAAGAAGTTTTGGGCGATGGATAGCAGTGCATTCACGGGTAATCCTAAGCTCTGCGGGGCACCAATACGAGCTTGCCATCATGGACCGGGGGGACTAGAACTAGGAAGCAGAAGGACTCAGAAGCTCGCTTGGGTTCTGATCACCTGTGGAGTGATAGTCTTGTTTATCACAGGTGCAATATTTGGGGTACTTCACTTCAGGAGAGGGGGAAAGGGGCAGTGGAAAATGGTATCCTTTAGTGGAATTCCTCAGTTCACAGCAAACGACGTTTTGAGGAGTTTTGATTCCAATGACGCTATGGAGATGGTTCCACCAATGCCCGGTTCGGTTTGCAAGGTGGTTCTGCCCACTGGGATTACGGTTTCAGTCAAGAGGATCAACTGGAGGCCCGAGAGAGTGACCATCATGTCGGAATTCATTAACCGGTTGGGAAATGCAAGGCACAAGAACCTAACCAGGCTGCTCGGGTTTTGCTACAACAAGCATATGGCCTATCTGCTGTATGACTACTTGCCTAACGGAAACCTGTCCGAGAAGATCAGAGTTAAGAGAGATTGGGCAACAAAGTACAAAATCGTGACTGGGATCGCTAGAGGACTTTGTTTTCTTCACCATAATTGCTACCCTGCAATCCCCCATGGAGATTTGAAGGCTAGTAACATAGTATTCGATGAAAATATGGAACCCCATTTGATTGATTTCGGGATTAAATCATTAACTCAATTAGACAACAGTTCTTCGCCCACAAGAGCAAGAAGAGAAACAG GTGAATTAGAGATATGGACAAAAGAGGAGGTCTACATGGACATATACAACTTCGGCAAGCTTGTTATGGAGATCTTAACGAATGGAAGAGCCGAAGGTGTAGAAGCAGTAAACATGCAAACCAAACCGAAAGATGCTCTTCTAAGAGAGATCCTAAACGAGAATGATATCCCGCCCTCTAATGCAATCCGGGATGAGGTAAAGGTAGTTCTTGAAGTTGGTTTGCTCTGCACAAGAAGTAGGGCGTTAGACAGGCCGTCCATGGAAGACGCGGTGAAGCTTCTTTCGGGTTTGAAAGTAGAAGGGAAATAA